A section of the Styela clava chromosome 9, kaStyClav1.hap1.2, whole genome shotgun sequence genome encodes:
- the LOC120339777 gene encoding uncharacterized protein LOC120339777, whose translation MRLKIAATLFVALSLLLVEESHGWGVRRLVRRVGSIARKAVKVYKNVRRHPLGHIAIEAAKNYVKSRWDNKEEISRLRELREKDEEAYKNAMSMIADEIAAESGDGEAQIMVEMLDELASMPDEEFNRFMTEQELEQIADSDELLLSFQSIPDGQTDEPTPSY comes from the exons ATGCGTCTGAAAATTGCAGCTACCCTCTTTGTCGCGCTCTCTCTCCTACTGGTGGAGGAGTCTCATGGTTGGGGGGTCAGAAGACTCGTTCGACGAGTAGGAAGTATAGCTAGGAAGGCTGTGAAAGTCTATAAAAACGTTAGAAGGCATCC ctTGGGCCACATTGCCATAGAAGCGGccaaaaattatgttaaaagtCGTTGGGACAACAAAGAAGAAATCAGTAGGCTGAGAGAGCTCAGAGAGAAG GACGAAGAAGCCTATAAGAACGCAATGTCCATGATCGCTGATGAAATTGCGGCAGAATCTGGAGATGGTGAAGCTCAGATTATGGTGGAAATGTTGGACGAACTTGCCAGCATGCCTGACG AGGAATTCAACCGATTCATGACTGAGCAAGAACTCGAACAAATTGCAGACTCTGATGAGCTGCTGTTATCATTTCAGTCAATTCCTGACGGACAGACCGACGAACCGACACCCAGTTATTAA
- the LOC144411699 gene encoding uncharacterized protein LOC144411699 gives MRLKIAATLFVALSLLLVEESHGWGVRRLVRRVGSIARKAVKVYKNVRRHPLGHIAIEAAKNYVRRRWDNKEEISRLRELREKDEEAYKNAMSMIANEIAAESGDGEAQIMMEMLDELASMPDEEFNQFMTEQELEQIADSDELLLSVQSIPDGQTDEPTPSY, from the exons ATGCGTCTGAAAATTGCAGCTACCCTCTTTGTCGCGCTCTCTCTCCTACTGGTGGAGGAGTCTCATGGTTGGGGGGTCAGAAGACTCGTTCGACGAGTAGGAAGTATAGCTAGGAAGGCTGTGAAAGTCTATAAAAACGTTAGAAGGCATCC ctTGGGCCACATTGCCATAGAAGCGGCCAAAAATTATGTTAGAAGACGTTGGGACAACAAAGAAGAAATCAGTAGGCTGAGAGAGCTCAGAGAGAAG GACGAAGAAGCCTATAAAAACGCAATGTCCATGATCGCTAATGAAATTGCGGCAGAATCTGGAGATGGTGAAGCTCAGATCATGATGGAAATGTTGGACGAACTTGCCAGCATGCCTGACG AGGAATTCAACCAATTCATGACTGAGCAAGAACTCGAACAAATTGCAGACTCTGATGAGCTGCTGTTATCAGTTCAGTCAATTCCTGACGGACAGACCGACGAACCGACACCCAGTTATTAA